Below is a genomic region from Oceaniferula marina.
TCCCTGGCTCTTGGATTGTTGGCCGAGCCCTTTATCGATTCGTTGCTGAAGTATATCCTACTGAATCGTTTTGATGTCTGGTTCCAGTGGGACCTGAGTCCGTATGCGGATCGGATTAACTATCTTTCTTATGGTGTGGCACTTGCCTTTTTTACCATTCTGCATGTGGTGATTGGCGAGTTGATTCCGAAGGGGATCGCCATTCGGAAGCCACTCCAAGTGACCTTGTTGATTGTGCGCCCCCTGCATTGGTTTTACGTCAGCTTTTCCTGGTTGATCCGCCTGTTGAACCATTTTTCCAATCTGATTCTCAAGAACCTGTTTCATATTGACCCGCTGAACGAGGGGGAACACGCACATAGCTCTGAAGAGCTCGCGTTGCTGGTGGAGGAAAGTGAGAAAAAATCGGAAGTAACCGAAAAAGAACGGGAGATCCTAATCAATGCGCTGGAGCTCAATGACGTGACGGTGAAGGATGTGATGACTCCCCGCAGTGAGGTGGTGGTCCTCGATGTCGATGCCAATTTTGCGACCAATCTGGATATTGCCACACGCAGTAAACATACCCGATTTCCCCTTGTGAAGGGGCATCTTGACCATGCGATGGGGCTGATCCACATCAAGGACATCCTTACCATGCTTCATGACGATGACCCGGATCTGTTCAGTATCAAGCGCTCACTCAAGGTGGTTCCCGAGACCATGCCCTTGGATGTGCTGTTGCAGTTCTTCCTCAAGGAGCATGCGCACCTGGCCCTGGCGGTCGATGAACATGGTGACCCGGCAGGGCTTGTTTTCCTCGATAACGTCATCGAGGAGCTGGTGGGAGATATCCAGGATGAATTTGACAACGAGCGCAGTGCCTTTTCCCAGATCAATGAGCGTGAGTTTGTAGTCGAAGGGGGCATGACTCTCAATGAATTATCCGATCATGTGCCGGAGCTCGATCTCGAAAGCGGCGAGGTCAGCACCGTGGGGGGCTACATTACCCGGGAGCTCGGACGGATTCCAGAGCCTGGAGAAAGCCATGAGATCATCGGTTATGAAGCCAAGGTGATGAACACCGACGGACGTCGCGTGGGACAAGTGCATTTTAGGAGGCTCAAAAAGGTCACGAAGGAGTTGGACCCGCAACTGAATGCCGGTGAGATTTAATGCGTCCCGCAGGGGATTCTCTCAAAGACTTGAAGCTTCCCTGACTCCCTGACTCCCTGACTCCCTGACTCCCTGACTCCCTGACTCCTAGACTCCTAGACTCCTAGACTCCTAGACTCTAGGATCTGAAAAATGCTCTTATCATCGCTTCGCAGATGGGTTAGGCTGCGCCTGTGACGATCCAGGTTGATTCTTTTTTACTGTATATTGCGACTGAGCGGGGTTTGTCCACCGCTTATCAGCTGTCGGTGCGACAGAGTCTGGATGCCTTACTGGACTGGGTGAAGGCGAAGGGCGTCAGCGATTGGAATGAATTGGGTACGGATGAACTGACATCCTTTCTCTCCGACCAAAAAGATCGTGGGCTTTCCGCCGCCTCACTGCGGATTGCAGTGGTTCACTTGAAAATATTTTTCCGGTATCTGGCCTCTAAAAAAGTCATTCTCGCGGATCCTGCCGAGCCCCTGATGCCCGTGAGGGGTGGGGTGCACCTCCCCGAAACCTTGAATGAACAAGACGTCAAACGCTTGCTCGAATCCGTCGACCAAAGCAAAATCCTGGGGCGTCGTGATCTGGCAATCCTCGAGGTTTTCTATGCCTCCGGCCTCCGGCTATCCGAGCTTTGTGGGGCCCGCCTGGAGCACCTCGACCTCGAGGAGGGCTTTGTCAGGGTGACGGGAAAAGGCAATAAAACCCGCCTGGTCCCGGTCGGCGGCAAGGCGCGTGCCGCTGTCTCGGATTATCTCCACAACGAGCGACCCAGCCTCGTAAAACCCAAAACCTCATCGTGGGTATTTCTGAGTATCCGTGGGGGGAAACTCAGCCCGGAGCGGGTGCGCGAGATCGTCAAACAGCGGGCGGCGGCTGCTGGAATTGAACAGACGGTTTACCCGCATTTGCTGAGGCATTCCTTTGCGACCCATCTGCTGCAGAATGGGGCCGATTTACGTGTGATTCAGGATATGTTAGGCCATGCCGATATTGCGACCACCCAGATTTACACCCATGTGGACCAAAAGGGGCTGAAGTCGATGCACCGACAGTTCCATCCGAGGGGATGACGGATCTTCCGGGTGCGCATGGGATGTTGATTGATGGCTTTGAAATTTGGAGTTTGGAATTTGCCCTTTGGAGAGGTAATAGCTTTGTCCATGAATGTGCATCATTTGGAGCTGTTTTATTATGTGGCCAAGTATGAGGGAATAACCGCAGCCGTGAGAAAGATGCCCTACGGGATTCAGCAGCCTGCCGTGAGTGGCCAGTTGTTGCAGCTCGAAAAAAGCCTCGGGGTGAAGTTGTTCAACCGTCGGCCATTCAGTCTAACGAATGCTGGTGATCAACTCTATGATCATGTCTATCCGTTTTTTTCTCGTCTCGCGGATGTGGAGGAAAACCTGAAAGGAGGGGAGAGTAAGCACCTGAGGATCGCGGCTTCGGCGGCGGTGTTGAGGCACCACCTTCCCGAGCTGTTGGCCGATCTGCGCAAGGAGGTCCCGGGATTGCGTCTGACGCTGAAGGATGTGGAGCCCTCGGATGTGCACCACTGCCTGACCAACCAGCAAGCTGACTTGGCGGTCAGTGTGATCAATGCCCGACCAGGTGATGGTTTGCATGAGGTGGAGCTGTTGCACCTGCCCTTGATGTTGTTATTGCCAGAAGATCACTCGGCGGAGTCCTTGGATGACTTGCTCGAAGAGGGGGATCCGGAGGTGAAAATTCCCTTGGTGGGCTTGCCCAAACACGAAGCAATCAGCCAGTTGTTCCAACGTGGTGTGGATGGCCGTGAGTTAACCTGGCCGGTGGCAGTCGAGGTCGACTCGCTCGATGCCGTCCAGCATTTTGTCCGCTGTGGCTTTGGCGCCGGAGTGGCTTTGCGGATTCCGGATATGGTGATGCCTGAGGGGGTCAAGTCCATCGATCTGGACGGCTTTCCTCCACTGGTGATGGGGGTGGTTTACCAAGGGTCTTTGAAGCCGATTGCCACCCGTTTTCTGGAGGCTGCGGTTGATCGGGCCCAGGCCTTGGTCAAGAGCAAGTGAGCCCTGTATTCTTGTTTTCGAGTGAAAGGAATCCCCCGTATCTCTGTATTATCTCTTCAGATATGAGCGAATCCAAGTATTTGACCGATCCCGCTGTTGCTGCATCCTCCGGGGTGTCGCGTCGTCGTTTTGTCCAATCGACCGGAGCCCTGGGTTTGGGCGCCGGGGTAGCAGGCTTCCCTCACATCGTTGCCGCGCAGGGAGCCAACTCCGGAGGATCGACCAAGGTCTTGAAAGTCGGACTGGTCGGATGTGGCGGACGGGGGACCGGAGCGGCAAGTCAGGCGCTTCTGGCGGACCCCAATGTCGAACTGTGGGCGATGGCGGATGCCTTTGAGCCCCAGATAAAAAAATCATTGGCCAACCTGTCCCGTAAGTTTTCGGATCGGATCAAAGTCGCCCCTGCCCGTCAATTTGCAGGTCTGGACGGGTATCAAAAGCTGATGGACTCCGGGGTGGACGTGGTTCTGTTGACTGCCCCTCCCGGGTTCCGGCCCAAGCATTTGGAGGCCGCTGTGAATGCCGGAAAACACATCTTCGCCGAGAAACCGATGGCTGTCGATATGGCGGGAGTCAAGTCGGTGCTGGCCTCTGCCAAACTGGCTCAGAGCAAAGGTATATCGATCCAGCATGGTTATTGCTGGAGGTTTGCTCCAGCCGTTCGGGAAGCCTATAAACGCGTGCTCGACGGCGAACTCGGCCGGGTGATCTCGGTCTATGGTAATTTTTTAGTCAGCCCGCCGAAGCCAATGAAACCGGATAGCAGTCGCAAGCCCGAGTGGTCGGATGTCGAGTGGCAGGTTCGGAACTGGATGGGCTTCGAATGGCTGTCCGGAGGGCCGCTGATTGAACAAGCCGTGCATTCCATTGATAAGATGGCTTGGGCAATGGGTGATGTGGCTCCGATCGCAGCGGTTGCCTCTGGGGGCCGTAGCCAGCGTCAGGATAGTGGCAATACATACGACCACTACAACATTGCCTATGAATATCCCAATGGGACGATTTGTCATATTGCCCAGCGCCAATACACCAAAACCCACAGCGAGGTGGTCGACCGGGTCTTCTGTGAAAAAGGACGGATGGTGGGGCCGGGCCGTCCGATGTTTTATGATGCTGCAGGTAAAGCGATCTGGCGTTACAGGGGGCAGAATGAAAATATGTATCAGGTGAGCCATAACGAGCTTTTTGCCGCTATCCGCGCAGGTAAGATCATCAATACCGGGGAATACATGGCGAACTCGACCGCTCTCGGCTTACTTGGACGGGAGGCTGCCCATACCGGGAAGCGATTGACGTGGAAGGCCCTGATGGAGAGCGACGACGATTTGGCTCCGGATTCCTTGAAGTGGGGGGATTCCCATAAAGTTCCGGGGGTTCCCATTCCTGGACGGGGCTAAATCCCAGATCCTTTTTTGAAACGCTGCTTGGATTCTTACAGCATAGGTTTCATAACAAAAACACCCCCGGTCTGTGTCGGCAGACCGAGGGTGTGTTATTTATACCAATGAGAAAAAGTAACTGGTAGTCTTTTCGAATTGGTTTTGTTTTTTGAGTTGGCTTAGATGAAATCAACGATGACGTCATCCAGCGCATCCAGAAGCTCCTGCATGCTGGCTTCCGTTTCGTTACCCATATTGGAAATACGGAAGGTGCTCCCTTTGATTTTTCCATAACCGCCGTTGAGCAGCAGGTTGTATTTCTGGCGCACGGCTTTGATAAACCCGGGCACGTCGAGCCTGCCGTCGGTGTTGTCGATCGTGGTCAGGGATTTTGACTGATACCCTTCCGGGGCGAAGTTCTTGAATCCGTGTTTTTCCATCCAGGCGTGCACCATACCGTTGAGCTTTTCATGGCGGGCATAGCGTTGCTCCAGCCCTTCCTCCATGATGCTGTCGACTTTTTGTTTCAGTGCGTAAAGCAGGGAGACGGCGGGTGTCGATGGGGTGTTGTTTTTTACCGCATTTTTTTCAAATTCGACAAAGTCAAAATAATAGCCACGTCCCGGAGTCTGGGATGCCCGCTCGAGTGCGGCCTCCGAGATCGCAAAGACGGCCAGTCCGGGCGGCAGTGCCAGAGCTTTTTGCACGCCGGCCAAGACGACATCAATGCCTAGCTTGTCCATCTCCACAGGCACGGCTGAGAGCGAAGACACCGTGTCAACGACCAAGAGGACGTCCGGGAACTCATTGACCACGGCAGCGATGCCCGCCAGATCATTCATCACGCCGGTTGATGTCTCATTGTGCACCAAGGTCACGGTATCGAACCCTCCCTCGGCAAGCTTGCTTCGCACCTGCTCGGGGTCGATGGCTTCTCCCCATTCAACTTGGATCTTTTCCGCTTCCTTGCCGCAACGCTGGGCTACGTCGAACCACTTGTCGGAGAATGCTCCACAGCAAAGGTTCAGCGCCTTTGTTTGTACCAGGTTGCGAATCGCTCCTTCCATCACACCCCATGCGGAGGATGTGGAGAGGTAGACCGGGCGTTCGGTCCCGAGGATGGGTTTCAGGCCGGGCTGGATGCTGGAGTAGAGGGATTCAAAATCGGCTCCACGGTGGCCCATCATCGATTGGCACATGGCTTCATAGGTTTCCGGGGCAATATCCACCGGACCGGGGATAAACAGCTTGGGTAATGTGTTTTGTGACATCGCGCGGCGATAGTCCCCAGATCGCGCCATTTGTCAAAGCCAGACATTGTCACAATGGGCTTTGAGTAATACCAAGTAGTCATTCACCCGGAACTCTCATGGATCACGCAGTGCTCTTCCAAATACCTCAACAATGATCAATCGTCTCGTCTGTTTTGCGGAGTGGTATAAGTCATTGATGGGTCGATCATGAGGAGAAATGTGGACAAGAAATGGAAAATAGAAGTTGTAAGAACTGGGTCTCAGTGATAAATCACGGTTAGTTTTCTGATAGGTTTGTTTTGGTTGACCTCTAAGTGATTAAATAATGAATGCGTTAAAGCGTCTTGTGTTGCTGGGGTGGGTGCTACCCGCCTGTGTTTTGTTGGTATCGTCGTGTGAAGATGAACAGCTGGTGGCTGAAAATCAGAAGCTACGGCAGGAGTTGAGCGATCTGGAAAAGAAAGTGGATTTGCTGAAAATCAATGCGGGGGAAGACCCCGGAGATCAGACCGCTGCAATTAAAAAGGCGAACGAGGAGCTGGAACAGGCGATGGAAACCATCAAGCGCCTGGATGAAGAAAAAGCTGAACTCGAGTCCAAACATGCAGCAGCGGAGAAAGACTTTCGGGATTACCAGAAAAAGTACCGTATTGAGTAGAGCCCGTGTGAATGTAACCAGAGGAGAATTTTTATTATGTTGAGTGATTTATTAACGAGTTCGCGTGGGCCGGGGGTGATTGGCACCTTGTTGGCCCTGATCGTTTTGTTGGGCTTTGGGGGCCTGTTTCTGTTTGTCGTGGACGACACCGGCCCCTTTCAGGGTGACAGTCTGGCAGGGCAAATAAAAATGAAGAAAAAGGCGATCGTGGCCAGGCAAAAGGAGATCGTCTATTGGAATGAAGCTGCGGTAGAATATGAGCAACGCCGGCAACAGAAATCAACCTTGGCTCAGGTTGAGCGGAAGGTGAAGCAGGCGTTCAAGGATATTGAATGGGGCAAGCAGGAGGTTGCGCGTGAACAAACCGAGATCTCAGACCTTCAGAAGGCTGTCGAAGCATACAAAAAAGAATACCGGATCGTTGAGCGGGAACGTGCCGTGGGGGAAAAACTTGAGTCGTTTACGACCAAATCAGGGAAGACCTATGAACGGGTGACGATCAAAGAGGTTTCTCCTCATGAGATGAGGTTCAGTCATAAAAACGGCAACAGTGGCGTGCATTATGAGGAGCTGCCCGACGATCTTTATGATCGCTTTCAGTTTATCAAGGAGGACGCTGAACTAACTGAGGCCAAGGCGCAAAAACAAATTGATATCAGTAAAACCGGAGGAGAGCGCTACAGGATTTCCAAGGAGATCATGGACCGGAGGAATAAGATCAGCCAAAACAAGGAAAACATCAGCCGCTGGCAAATGGAGATCCAACGCAAAGAGTCTGAAATCGCTTCAGGTGAAGTGGCAATCCAGTCCGCCGAAAATAAGGCCCAACATTATCGTGAACTTTATGCCGCAGGCCGCCGGGGCTTGACTCTCGATAGCGCTAAAAAACAGGAACGCAAGGCCGATCTCTACAGAAAGCGGAATGTGGCAGCTCGGACCCTGATCTCAACTAATCGACGAAACATCAGCTCGGCCACTTCAAAAAACCGTAAGTTGGAATCTGAGGTGAAGCAATATACCCGCGAGTTGAAACAACTGAATTAGAGATCCCTGTAGGATGAAAAACCCATTGATGGCAGACGATTCAAGCGGCATCATCACTATGCTGGTGGGCGTGATTGTGTTGGTCTTTGTTGCGCTTGGGTTTACGGTGATCGCTGATTTGAATTGGAAGCAGTGGTTCGAGACCAATAACAGGGGACTGGCTGCTGAAAAAGATGCATTGCAACGGCGCATCAACCGTAAGGAAATTGAGATTCAGCAGCACCATCACAGGGAGGCGTTGATCGAAACCCACAGAGAACAAGGTGAAGAGCTTCAGGACCTCAAGGCTCAGCTCACTGCGGCCGGGGCTGAGGCGAAGCTTTTGGTTCAGATGATCGAGGACGAAAAGGAAACCATCACCTTTTTACAGAAGGAAAAGGATGCCTATCGACTTCAATACCGTGAGCATGCCAGAGCGGCCGCTGTCGGGAAGACTTACCCGCTGTTGTCGACCCGCTTGGGTAAAAAATACACAGGGGTTCGTATTCTGGAGGTCAACCAGTTGGGGGTGGCTATCTCTCATGACCACGGAGCCGCCCGTCTCGGGTATCGCGACATGCCCGATGACTGGCGTCAGAATTTTATGTTCACAGCCCGGGAGGTCGCCAAGGCCAAATTGGAAGATCAGCGTCGCGTCGCCCAACAGAGTAGAAAAATGGAAGAACGCAACCGGGTCATTCGCAATTGGCAGAAAAATCAATCGAAGATGAGTGAGATTGCATCCCTGCGAACGAAAATTGCGTCCGTCAGCATGCAGCTGTCCAGTTCCAGAACCGAGGCCAGGATTGCTCGAAACAAAGTGCGCTATCAGGAGAACCTGCGTCTCAGCCGGACCTACGCCAGATCCTCCTACAGCTACCGGCGGTACAACGATTCAACCGGGGGCTATTACACATCAAGTTACCGCCCCCGCTACCGGATTACCTCGAGTGGTAGCAAATCCGTCCCCGGTAGTTTGGAGACTTGGGAACAACGTGCCGTCCGCTACGAACGCATGGTCGCCAGCTATGAAGCCAAGTTGGTGAATCTGAGAGCCCGTCTGTCATCGCTCGACCCCAGCTATGACCTACCCGAACGGGTTCCGGCTAATTGATGGGCTCGACGAAGCCCGTCACCAGTGACCTTGTGTCCAAGGCTCGTCGACTTGCAATACTTGAAACGCTAACTCAAAGCCGACTCAAACCGGCCGAGCTCTGCCGTTTCATGGTAGGGGGAAGCCTCATGGATCACGTAGGGTATTCCCCAATACCTCATCCCATCATCAGCCGTCTGTTTTGTTGATTGCACATCTCTGTGACAGTACTCCCACTTTTGATGTTGCTCAGTTAGGATTTGGCTTTATGTTGCTAAATCCGTGCCGAATGATCCTGAGGTTGGCTGGATTACCTGCCTATGGTATCAATGAAAAAAGCAACTTCCAGATTAACTCCCAGATTAACTCCCAGATTAACTCCCAGATTAACTCCCACATTAACACCCACAGTAAAAACAGAATAATGAAAACGAAGATTCATACACTAAGCCTAGGGCTGGCAGCAATGCTCGCGACTCCAGTAGTTACGCCTCTGTCGGCGGATGAAATAATCCACGATGGTGAGTTCCAATTCCTCAGACAGCAGTATGGGGAGAAATGGGACAAGGAAGATAAGGAAATTGATCAACAACTGGCCGCGATTCGTGAAAAGAACGGAGGCAAGCGACCAAACATCCTCTATATACTCATCGATGATGTGAGCTTCGGCCAGATGGGGGACCCGAAGATGAATTATGTGATGGGGATTAAAACACCTAGCATTAACAAGTTTTCGGATGAGAGTCTCAACCTGATGCGGATGTACACCGAGCCATCGTGCACCCCGACTCGTGCCGCCTTTTTAACCGGACGTCACCCGGTGCGTTCAGGGATCAAGGAAGTCAAAGTCGCGCTGGTGGGAGAAGGCTTACCTGCCAATGAGGTGACCATTGCGGAGGTTCTTAAGTCTGCCGGCTATAACACCGCCCATGTCGGTAAATGGCACCAGGGAGACATCGAGCAGGCATATCCGCACAACCAAGGGTTTGACTATGCGGCTTTCCCGCTTCACCAGCAAGTGCAACTCACGGTGATGACGCCTGAATCTGCCAAGGCAGGAAACCAGTTCGGTTATAACCGCTCGCTTCAAAATGGAGCCTTCGAACTCGATAAAAAATTCCGCCCATTCGGGCTGGTCACGGGGGTGGAAGCCAAAGCCGGGGGTAAGGCTGTCGAAGTTGATCTCAAACCCGGCGAAGAGTGGACCCACGCCCACTATGTAAAAATGAACGAGCGCTACCAACGCCAGATCCTTGAACAAGTCGATGCCCTCGCCGCAAAGGATGAGCCGTTCTTTCTTCAATACTGGCCACTCTACCCGCTCAACTTTGTCTTCGACGAAAACCCGGAGTCGCTGAACGGCGGCTTTCATGCGGAAAAATTGCAACTGCTCGACGGCTGGATCGGTGAGTTACTCGAACAGCTCGAAAAAACAGGAGAAGCCGATAATACCATCGTTGTGTTCATGGCGGACAACGGGCTCATGTACCACTACGAAGGCCCATCCGGACTCAGCCAGCTTATCTACCGTGGCGGTAAAACCAACCACCTTGAAGGAGGTGTCCGTGTGGATGCCTTTGTGCGCTGGCCGGGTGCTGTCAAACCAAAGAGCTATGCCGGTGATATTGTTCACGTTTCCGACCTCTTCACCACCTTCGCCCGTGTGGCCCAGGCTACGGAGCACATCCCGACGGACCGCGTGATTGATGGTATCGATCAGACGGCGCTACTGCTCAAGGGGGAGCATCACGGTCGCCGCGATTACGTCTACATCTACGAGAATGAGCTTCTTCGTTCCATTGTGAAACAGGAATACAAAATGCACATGCCCGCTCCTGGCGTTCCTGGTGCTGCGGCTCCGGTGTTCAACATATTCCGCGACCCCCGCGAAGAACACGCTCAGATCGGGACCGCCCTCTGGTCCGGCGCCAGCTTTCAGGATATGGCCAAACGCCACGCACTAACCATTGCCAAATACCCTCATAACAAACTCGGCAAGGGTAAACCCTACGAAGGTATTCAAAACCTCCGACCCGAATCCAAGGAAACGGTCGAAACCTTCATGTCTTGGCACCCGAAAAAGAAATAATACCAAGTAGTAAAACAGACGGGACGATAGCCGAGATGAATGAGTTCTTAGGTAAGGCGCAACGAAGGAATGGTGCGGGCTATGCAACCGACGCGCAACAACGGTAAAATCTAAAAGATTCAGTGCTCCCTTGCCATTCAGCTTGCTGACTGACTCATCATCTTAAACTCAAACCATTCTGCCAATTTAACTGGGAGAATGGTATTATCCCTGATAAACTCGGGTCACTCGGGGCGTGATCCCTGTGAGAATCGCCCAAGGAATGGTTCTGGCTTTTGGTGCCAATTCACTGACCAGAATGTGTTCTCCAAAAAGCTCCACCTCATCACCGCTTTCACATGCAGCAAGCGCTGAAACGTCCACCATGATCTGGTCCATGGTCACGCGCCCCAACACCGGGCATCGTTGCCCACGAATCATAACCTCAGCACCCTGGTTGGAAAGCTGCTGTGGATAGCCGTCACCATAGCCGATCCCGATCGTGGCCACCTGGGTGTCGTGGTCTAACACCGTGTCCCGGCCATACGAAATCCCTTGCCCGGCCGGTAAGGTGCGCACCAGTGACACTCTCGATTTTAAACTCATCACCGGCTTGAGCTCGCTCTGGAATGATGGCAGGGGAGCGATGCCATACAGCATCAGCCCGGGACGGTAAAGGTTGGTCGTATCGCTCTGGTAGACTAACAATCCAGCGCTGTTGGCCAGATGGCGGTAAGTAAAAGCATCCACCCCCAGCGATTCAACCAAGCTGTCGAATTGCTTGAATTGTGCCAAAGTGAATGCCTCATCTTCGTCAGCCGATGGGAGATGGGAACCGATCCCTTCGATCATCAGATGTGGATACTGATGCCAGAGCGACATCACCTCCGGCAGGGCATCCGGGAGAAATCCACCCCGGCCCATACCGGTATCCACGGTCAGGTGCACTGGCAGTGGCGCCTGGCCGCTTTCTTTGGCGAGATCGTTGAAATGTCCGGCCTCATCCAGGGTGGAAATACTAGCGGTCCAGCGCTGGCTAACGATTTCTTCACGTTCGGCCGGGCTGGTTGGCCCGAGCAGGTAAATCCGGGTGGCAATCCCGGCATGCTTGAGCCGTCGTGCCTCGATCACACTGGCAACACCAAAGTAGTTCGGGCGCTCGGATTCAGGTAACGCCTCCAGCGCTTCGGCGATGGTCTCCATCCCGTGCCCATAGGCTCCCGCTTTCAGGATGGCCATCATTTCACCCTTGCTGTAGTCTCGGGCGACTCGGTAATTATGCCTCAGGTGCTCGAGCTTGACTTCCGCCCATGCACGGGGAGGAGAAACCGGAGGTGTAGCGATGTTTGCCGGATGGCCGGTAGTGTCGGATGATTGCACGCCATGACTATAGAAGCAGATGATGAATTCCCCAACCTTAAATATCAATCACGTCGATCGAAGCAAAAGGCTGAAGGTTTTCTTCAGACTTGGCGTATGTCTCCAAATGAAATGCTTGATGTGCTACGGACTCAAAAGGCGAGGGATGATACTTACCCGTGCCATGCTCCTTGCGCTCAGCCTGGGGGGCGGGGCCTTGGCAACCGCCGAAACTGCCAAAACCGCCGAAACCGCAGCAAACCAGCAGGGCACCACGGCCGACAACAAGCTACCCGCCAAGGTCTTTGCCGATTGGCTCCTGCAGGATGCCGGGCCAAATCATCAAATCAATTTTGATCAGCCCTCGGAGAAGGAAAAAAAGTTGGTCGCTGATGCCCTTGCCGATTGCCGCAATCCACCGACAGTGGAGATGGACCGACTTCGCGAAGCCTACCTGCTCGCCTGTCAGCAACGTCGGCGTGAGCGATTGCAGCTCCTCGCGAAGTCCTCACCCCGCTTTGTATTTGTAAAACAACGTCCCTTGTCCGGCTCGTTCTACGGCTACACCGAGGGCCAGTCCGACGCCCAGAACGAGAGCAATTTCCGGCCGGGCGGGGAACTCTGTGTGTGGTCGATGGATGAGGCCTACGGTTCGGTAACAACCCTGCTCAAAGACCCCGGCGGCGTAATCCGTGATCCCGAACTGTCATTCGATGCCAAACGCTTGCTCTTCTCCTGGAAGCGTTCGCATCGCCAGGATGATTATCATTTGTATGAAATGGATTTGGACTCCCGAGCCATCCGCCAGTTGACCCATGGCCTGGGTTTTGCCGATTACGAAGGCCGCTATCTGCCGGACGGCGATATCGTATTTAGCTCCACCCGGGGCATCTCGACCATCCCGTGCTGGTGGACCGAGGCCAGTAACCTCTGGCGCTGCGATAAAGACGGCAAGTTCATGCATCGCCTCGGCTATGATCAGGTGACCACCAATTTCCCCTCGTTACTTGATGATGGACGGATCATCTACACCCGTTGGGATTACA
It encodes:
- a CDS encoding hemolysin family protein, with product MNVPDILQTLQPLSGVFSLIAGNAGEMLHDWPTVGQTLWFVFGCTFFLLLNAFFVASEFAIVKVRRSQIDIAEGKSKRNTATAKKVVDNLDAYLSANQLGITIASLALGLLAEPFIDSLLKYILLNRFDVWFQWDLSPYADRINYLSYGVALAFFTILHVVIGELIPKGIAIRKPLQVTLLIVRPLHWFYVSFSWLIRLLNHFSNLILKNLFHIDPLNEGEHAHSSEELALLVEESEKKSEVTEKEREILINALELNDVTVKDVMTPRSEVVVLDVDANFATNLDIATRSKHTRFPLVKGHLDHAMGLIHIKDILTMLHDDDPDLFSIKRSLKVVPETMPLDVLLQFFLKEHAHLALAVDEHGDPAGLVFLDNVIEELVGDIQDEFDNERSAFSQINEREFVVEGGMTLNELSDHVPELDLESGEVSTVGGYITRELGRIPEPGESHEIIGYEAKVMNTDGRRVGQVHFRRLKKVTKELDPQLNAGEI
- a CDS encoding tyrosine recombinase XerC, with the protein product MTIQVDSFLLYIATERGLSTAYQLSVRQSLDALLDWVKAKGVSDWNELGTDELTSFLSDQKDRGLSAASLRIAVVHLKIFFRYLASKKVILADPAEPLMPVRGGVHLPETLNEQDVKRLLESVDQSKILGRRDLAILEVFYASGLRLSELCGARLEHLDLEEGFVRVTGKGNKTRLVPVGGKARAAVSDYLHNERPSLVKPKTSSWVFLSIRGGKLSPERVREIVKQRAAAAGIEQTVYPHLLRHSFATHLLQNGADLRVIQDMLGHADIATTQIYTHVDQKGLKSMHRQFHPRG
- a CDS encoding LysR family transcriptional regulator, with amino-acid sequence MNVHHLELFYYVAKYEGITAAVRKMPYGIQQPAVSGQLLQLEKSLGVKLFNRRPFSLTNAGDQLYDHVYPFFSRLADVEENLKGGESKHLRIAASAAVLRHHLPELLADLRKEVPGLRLTLKDVEPSDVHHCLTNQQADLAVSVINARPGDGLHEVELLHLPLMLLLPEDHSAESLDDLLEEGDPEVKIPLVGLPKHEAISQLFQRGVDGRELTWPVAVEVDSLDAVQHFVRCGFGAGVALRIPDMVMPEGVKSIDLDGFPPLVMGVVYQGSLKPIATRFLEAAVDRAQALVKSK
- a CDS encoding Gfo/Idh/MocA family protein, encoding MSESKYLTDPAVAASSGVSRRRFVQSTGALGLGAGVAGFPHIVAAQGANSGGSTKVLKVGLVGCGGRGTGAASQALLADPNVELWAMADAFEPQIKKSLANLSRKFSDRIKVAPARQFAGLDGYQKLMDSGVDVVLLTAPPGFRPKHLEAAVNAGKHIFAEKPMAVDMAGVKSVLASAKLAQSKGISIQHGYCWRFAPAVREAYKRVLDGELGRVISVYGNFLVSPPKPMKPDSSRKPEWSDVEWQVRNWMGFEWLSGGPLIEQAVHSIDKMAWAMGDVAPIAAVASGGRSQRQDSGNTYDHYNIAYEYPNGTICHIAQRQYTKTHSEVVDRVFCEKGRMVGPGRPMFYDAAGKAIWRYRGQNENMYQVSHNELFAAIRAGKIINTGEYMANSTALGLLGREAAHTGKRLTWKALMESDDDLAPDSLKWGDSHKVPGVPIPGRG
- a CDS encoding pyridoxal-phosphate-dependent aminotransferase family protein — encoded protein: MSQNTLPKLFIPGPVDIAPETYEAMCQSMMGHRGADFESLYSSIQPGLKPILGTERPVYLSTSSAWGVMEGAIRNLVQTKALNLCCGAFSDKWFDVAQRCGKEAEKIQVEWGEAIDPEQVRSKLAEGGFDTVTLVHNETSTGVMNDLAGIAAVVNEFPDVLLVVDTVSSLSAVPVEMDKLGIDVVLAGVQKALALPPGLAVFAISEAALERASQTPGRGYYFDFVEFEKNAVKNNTPSTPAVSLLYALKQKVDSIMEEGLEQRYARHEKLNGMVHAWMEKHGFKNFAPEGYQSKSLTTIDNTDGRLDVPGFIKAVRQKYNLLLNGGYGKIKGSTFRISNMGNETEASMQELLDALDDVIVDFI
- a CDS encoding sulfatase-like hydrolase/transferase, whose translation is MKTKIHTLSLGLAAMLATPVVTPLSADEIIHDGEFQFLRQQYGEKWDKEDKEIDQQLAAIREKNGGKRPNILYILIDDVSFGQMGDPKMNYVMGIKTPSINKFSDESLNLMRMYTEPSCTPTRAAFLTGRHPVRSGIKEVKVALVGEGLPANEVTIAEVLKSAGYNTAHVGKWHQGDIEQAYPHNQGFDYAAFPLHQQVQLTVMTPESAKAGNQFGYNRSLQNGAFELDKKFRPFGLVTGVEAKAGGKAVEVDLKPGEEWTHAHYVKMNERYQRQILEQVDALAAKDEPFFLQYWPLYPLNFVFDENPESLNGGFHAEKLQLLDGWIGELLEQLEKTGEADNTIVVFMADNGLMYHYEGPSGLSQLIYRGGKTNHLEGGVRVDAFVRWPGAVKPKSYAGDIVHVSDLFTTFARVAQATEHIPTDRVIDGIDQTALLLKGEHHGRRDYVYIYENELLRSIVKQEYKMHMPAPGVPGAAAPVFNIFRDPREEHAQIGTALWSGASFQDMAKRHALTIAKYPHNKLGKGKPYEGIQNLRPESKETVETFMSWHPKKK